The Conexivisphaera calida genome includes a region encoding these proteins:
- a CDS encoding MFS transporter gives MSSKVTDGSARDRDYLARAGQLLARLDRIPVWGLNYIFLGILGMGSLFTFFDIFNVNVSVIQAGSQIFGVPPTNPVFGEMVASIVAWNLIGYIIGALILGPMSDRVGRRNMLMITMLITGIGSLLNAFAFNYTSYLAARLLTGFGIGADLAVVNTYVGEVAPTSSRARHTSWIFVFSGIGAFLGIWIGLLLTTPAAPFPYGLPFALGGSGWFALNGWRLVFGIGALLAAAALLLRVELPESPRWLIAHGRLDDAEKVVKHLEDVASRRVGTLPPLPEVIHPAVLEKPSYRVSLRTIFGNRTYAIRWILLALMWVFAYWTVYTIAGILTTLLVEMGYQSSEAGMIVAVGMFGFLLSGVVAGLLGESAERFYWIPISAVLTITGAVVLGMAGLNLPLAFAGAALLMFAENLWVPIGYTWTAESFPTRARVTGFALADGVGHLGFFGSILVTSLTAAILSSDAPATYKSVEVLVLVALGLVIASIIAIVNRTATRGRRFEEISP, from the coding sequence ATGTCTTCCAAGGTCACCGATGGATCTGCCCGGGACAGGGACTACCTTGCGAGGGCCGGACAGCTGCTCGCCCGGCTGGACAGGATCCCCGTCTGGGGGCTGAACTACATATTCCTGGGGATACTGGGGATGGGATCCCTGTTCACCTTCTTCGATATATTCAATGTGAACGTATCAGTTATACAGGCCGGTTCCCAGATCTTCGGGGTCCCGCCCACGAACCCGGTATTCGGCGAGATGGTCGCCTCCATCGTGGCGTGGAACCTGATCGGGTACATAATCGGAGCCCTGATCCTGGGGCCAATGTCCGACCGCGTCGGCAGGAGGAACATGCTCATGATAACGATGCTGATAACCGGGATAGGATCCCTCCTCAACGCGTTCGCGTTCAACTACACGTCATACCTGGCGGCGAGGCTGCTGACCGGCTTCGGGATAGGCGCCGACCTCGCGGTGGTCAACACGTACGTGGGGGAGGTGGCGCCGACGAGCTCGAGGGCCAGGCACACGAGCTGGATATTCGTCTTCTCCGGGATAGGCGCGTTCCTGGGGATATGGATAGGACTGCTGCTGACCACCCCCGCCGCCCCGTTCCCCTACGGACTCCCGTTCGCGCTCGGGGGCAGCGGGTGGTTCGCGCTCAACGGGTGGAGGCTGGTCTTCGGCATAGGCGCGCTCCTCGCGGCGGCTGCGCTCCTCCTCAGGGTGGAGCTGCCCGAGAGCCCCAGGTGGCTGATAGCGCACGGGAGGCTGGACGATGCGGAGAAGGTCGTGAAGCACCTGGAGGACGTGGCGAGCAGGAGGGTGGGAACCCTTCCGCCGCTTCCCGAGGTGATCCATCCGGCCGTCCTGGAGAAGCCGAGCTACCGCGTCTCCCTGAGGACGATATTCGGGAACAGGACCTACGCGATCCGCTGGATACTGCTCGCCCTCATGTGGGTTTTCGCCTACTGGACGGTGTACACGATAGCCGGGATACTGACGACGCTGCTCGTGGAGATGGGCTACCAGTCATCGGAGGCGGGGATGATAGTGGCGGTCGGCATGTTCGGCTTCCTCCTGAGCGGGGTCGTGGCCGGGCTGCTCGGCGAGAGCGCGGAGAGGTTCTACTGGATACCGATAAGCGCGGTCCTCACGATAACCGGCGCGGTCGTCCTGGGGATGGCGGGGCTCAACCTGCCCCTTGCGTTCGCCGGGGCGGCGCTGCTGATGTTCGCCGAGAACCTGTGGGTGCCCATAGGGTACACGTGGACGGCTGAGAGCTTCCCGACGAGGGCAAGGGTCACCGGATTCGCGCTCGCGGACGGGGTGGGCCACCTGGGATTCTTCGGGTCCATACTGGTCACGAGCCTCACCGCGGCGATACTCTCATCCGACGCGCCAGCTACTTACAAGAGCGTGGAGGTCCTGGTGCTGGTCGCCCTCGGGCTCGTGATAGCCTCCATAATAGCGATCGTGAACAGGACCGCGACGCGCGGCAGGAGATTCGAGGAGATATCCCCCTGA